From a region of the Helianthus annuus cultivar XRQ/B chromosome 5, HanXRQr2.0-SUNRISE, whole genome shotgun sequence genome:
- the LOC110944150 gene encoding uncharacterized protein LOC110944150 — translation MRRILVDTGSSEDIIYEHCFDRMQPEDKKLLESVHAPIKGFTGEKVDPIGQITFPVTFGQAPKERTILLTFLVVRAESYHNVIIGRFTLGKLDAIVSTARGFMKFPTPQGIATVFRDRVGEVLDTKRCRQGPAGVTGPERWVLSTRHPDQMVTIGDTLSPEIKSDLKQLLKRNADIFAFEHADMTGVPRDKAEHKLATLPGIRPVAQGKRSMAPDRRAAVVKEVRKLVEAGILRETQYHTWVSNPVMVKKPDGTWRMCIDFKDLNKACPKDAYPLPEIDLKVDSLVPYRYKCFLDAYKGYHQIKMAKEDEEKTAFHTDVGIFCYTKMPFGLRNAGATYQRLMDKVFETQIGRNLEVYVDDLVIKSSEEKQMLADIEETFQRLRKYNIKLNPKKCSFGVEEGKFLGVVVTRDGFKANPEKITAISRMPSPRTLKEAQALNGRLVAINRFLARHAEKSLPFIKTLKDCLDKKNFKWTEEAERALQEMKRFIEKLPTLTAPRHGEVLKMYLAAAHTAVSAVLMVEREGKQTPIYYISRVLAGPETRYPTLEKLVLALVHATRRLRRYFQAHRVQILTNYPLQQILHKPEVSGRLAKWAIELGALDIEYQKRTAVKGQVIADFLAEIPEGEVVTDPVVQDIPETSTARQTWKLYTDGSSSGKGSGAGLMLISPDQIRLMYALRFDFECSNNEAEYEALLAGLRMAKSMGAARVDAYVDSLLVNNQVNETYEAKDEAMAKYLAKTKELMNSFDKVTLNHVHRGKNQIADALSKLATSGMEREVKVETLQTPSIEPRSVFAVTVEEPCWYTPILLFLKTGELPSAKGEARKVQTKALQYEVNDGILYRKSYLGPLLRCVSPVEAKYLVSEIHEGICGIHAGPRAVVAKIHSAGYYWPGMHEDAVRELRRCLSCQKFAPQTIRPKNSLIPVTSAWPFQKWAVDIVGPFPPAPGKLKYLIVAVDYFTKWVEAKPLAKITAENAKKFLWEHIVCRFGLPLYLVSDNGTQFTDRIFQEWCADLRIQQIFTSVAHPQGNGQVERTNRSLLEGIKKRLGHEGSSWVEELPHVLWAHRTMPKTSNNETPFSLTYGMEAMIPAEAGLPSLRRLRENDNNDQSLREGLDLLEERREAAAISEARYKKALEKYYNKRVAKLSFKVGDYVMRDNEASRAEPAGKLGPNWEGPYVIQEDLGKGAYRLSRLDGTPVPRSWNIAQLKKCYL, via the coding sequence ATGAGGCGAATCTTGGTTGACACCGGAAGCTCGGAGGATATCATATACGAGCATTGTTTCGATAGAATGCAACCAGAGGATAAAAAGCTGCTCGAATCAGTACATGCTCCTATTAAGGGTTTCACAGGGGAAAAGGTGGATCCTATTGGTCAAATCACCTTCCCGGTGACCTTCGGGCAAGCACCCAAAGAAAGAACAATACTACTAACTTTCCTCGTGGTCCGCGCCGAGTCATATCACAATGTGATCATCGGAAGGTTCACTTTGGGAAAGTTAGATGCCATAGTCTCCACGGCGAGAGGTTTTATGAAGTTCCCGACACCGCAAGGTATTGCCACGGTATTTCGAGACAGAGTTGGAGAGGTATTGGATACCAAACGATGCCGCCAAGGCCCCGCGGGGGTTACAGGACCAGAAAGGTGGGTGTTGAGCACACGCCACCCAGACCAAATGGTCACCATCGGCGACACCCTGTCCCCAGAAATAAAAAGCGACCTTAAACAGTTGCTAAAAAGAAACGCAGACATTTTCGCTTTCGAGCACGCCGACATGACGGGAGTCCCTCGTGATAAAGCGGAACATAAACTCGCCACGCTCCCAGGCATCAGGCCAGTTGCCCAAGGTAAACGCAGCATGGCCCCGGATCGCCGGGCAGCGGTCGTTAAGGAGGTACGCAAGTTAGTGGAAGCTGGAATCCTCAGAGAAACACAGTACCATACCTGGGTGTCTAACCCGGTCATGGTTAAAAAGCCAGACGGCACATGGCGGATGTGCATTGACTTCAAGGATCTGAACAAGGCGTGTCCGAAAGACGCATACCCGTTGCCAGAAATTGATTTAAAAGTTGACTCCCTGGTACCGTATCGATACAAGTGTTTTCTGGACGCGTATAAGGGATACCACCAGATCAAGATGGCCAAGGAAGACGAAGAAAAAACAGCCTTCCACACCGACGTTGGCATCTTTTGttacaccaaaatgccttttgggCTACGGAATGCAGGAGCCACTTACCAGCGCCTCATGGACAAGGTTTTCGAAACACAGATCGGGCGAAACTTGGAAGTCTACGTAGACGACCTGGTAATAAAAAGCAGCGAAGAAAAACAAATGTTGGCAGACATAGAAGAAACTTTCCAGCGGCTCAGAAAGTATAACATAAAGTTAAACCCAAAAAAGTGCTCTTTTGGGGTGGAAGAGGGAAAATTTCTGGGGGTAGTAGTTACCCGCGACGGCTTTAAAGCTAACCCAGAAAAAATAACCGCCATATCGCGGATGCCTTCCCCCCGAACGCTGAAGGAAGCTCAAGCCCTAAATGGACGACTAGTAGCAATCAACAGGTTCCTTGCAAGGCATGCTGAAAAATCACTGCCATTTATAAAAACGCTGAAAGATTGTCTCGACAAAAAGAATTTCAAATGGACCGAGGAAGCGGAACGAGCCTTGCAGGAAATGAAGCGTTTCATAGAAAAGCTACCTACGTTGACCGCGCCCAGACACGGTGAAGTGCTAAAAATGTATCTGGCGGCGGCCCACACAGCGGTAAGCGCTGTGCTCATGGTTGAACGGGAAGGAAAACAAACGCCCATATATTACATAAGCCGGGTATTGGCGGGGCCTGAAACGCGCTACCCTACGCTGGAAAAGCTGGTGTTAGCATTAGTGCACGCCACTAGGCGATTAAGAAGATACTTTCAGGCACACCGCGTACAGATCTTAACTAACTACCCGCTACAGCAGATCCTGCACAAACCGGAGGTCTCGGGTCGGTTGGCCAAATGGGCTATCGAGCTGGGAGCCCTGGATATCGAATATCAGAAACGCACAGCAGTCAAGGGACAAGTCATTGCCGATTTTTTAGCCGAAATACCAGAAGGAGAGGTAGTCACGGACCCGGTTGTCCAAGACATACCAGAAACGAGCACAGCGAGGCAGACTTGGAAGTTGTACACAGATGGATCGTCTAGTGGAAAAGGGTCTGGGGCAGGGCTGATGCTGATAAGTCCGGACCAAATCAGGCTAATGTACGCCTTACGTTTTGATTTCGAGTGTTCTAACAACGAGGCGGAATACGAGGCGTTACTGGCTGGTTTACGAATGGCAAAATCCATGGGGGCAGCCAGGGTAGACGCGTACGTCGACTcactgctggtcaacaatcaagtcAACGAAACATATGAAGCAAAAGACGAGGCAATGGCAAAATACCTGGCAAAAACCAAAGAGCTCATGAATTCCTTCGACAAAGTCACACTTAACCACGTGCACAGAGGGAAGAATCAGATAGCAGACGCTTTAAGCAAACTAGCCACTTCCGGCATGGAGAGGGAGGTAAAAGTTGAAACATTACAGACCCCCTCCATCGAACCACGGAGCGTTTTCGCCGTCACAGTCGAAGAGCCCTGTTGGTATACCCCGATCCTGCTTTTTCTGAAAACCGGCGAGTTACCCTCCGCCAAAGGCGAAGCACGAAAGGTACAAACAAAAGCGTTGCAATACGAGGTCAACGATGGCATCTTGTATAGAAAATCTTACCTGGGTCCGCTGCTGCGATGCGTCTCCCCGGTAGAAGCGAAATACCTGGTCAGCGaaatacacgagggcatatgcgGTATACACGCAGGTCCTCGAGCAGTGGTAGCCAAAATTCATAGCGcggggtattactggcccgggatgcacgAAGACGCTGTCAGAGAACTGCGAAGATGCCTCAGCTGTCAGAAGTTTGCCCCTCAGACAATTCGGCCCAAAAATAGTCTTATACCGGTGACATCAGCATGGCCATTCCAGAAATGGGCTGTAGATATCGTGGGACCTTTCCCGCCAGCCCCCGGGAAGTTGAAATATTTAATTGTGGCGGTTGACTACTTTaccaaatgggtggaagcaaaaCCTCTGGCTAAGATAACggcagaaaacgccaaaaagtttctCTGGGAACACATTGTATGCAGGTTTGGCTTACCACTCTACCTGGTGAGCGACAATGGGACGCAGTTCACGGATAGAATTTTCCAAGAATGGTGCGCTGACCTCCGCATTCAGCAGATCTTCACGTCGGTAGCACACCCACAGGGTAACGGGCAGGTAGAGCGGACGAACAGGAGCTTGCTGGAAGGAATCAAAAAACGGCTGGGCCACGAGGGAAGCTCGTGGGTGGAAGAGTTGCCACATGTCCTCTGGGCACATAGAACAATGCCCAAGACTAGCAACAATGAAACCCCATTCAGCCTTACTTATGGAATGGAGGCTATGATACCTGCTGAAGCAGGGTTGCCATCGTTACGCCGCCTCAGGGAAAACGACAACAATGACCAGTCACTGAGAGAAGGCCTAGATTTGTTGGAAGAGAGGCGCGAGGCGGCCGCCATCAGCGAGGCACGATACAAAAAAGCTCTGGAAAAGTATTACAACAAGCGGGTGGCCAAACTAAGTTTCAAGGTAGGCGATTACGTCATGCGCGACAACGAGGCAAGTCGAGCGGAACCAGCGGGAAAACTAGGCCCCAACTGGGAAGGTCCCTATGTCATCCAAGAAGACTTGGGCAAAGGGGCCTATCGCCTGTCCCGACTAGACGGCACGCCAGTCCCGCGCAGTTGGAACATCGCACAGCTGAAGAAATGCTACTTGTAA
- the LOC110942240 gene encoding 7-deoxyloganetin glucosyltransferase isoform X1, translating to MGLDQEKKPHALCIPIPVQGHITPMLKLAKILHSKGFLITFVNTEFNHQRLLRSQGPDAVHGLPSFQFETIPDGLPPAQNLDATQEASILARAIEENFLGPFKTLVTKVNASYSPVTCIVADMLMGFTFAVASELGIPEFLLWTAGAGSLLCFDQYPYLLEKGLMPLKDSSYLLNGYLDTVLDTIPTMHGIRLKNIPPWITYINPGDEYMAQYFCLQLERAKAASAIFFNTFDELDRDILDAISAKFGPSYGIGPLNLLENKIVDNSVASFKSNLWKEEPECLKWLDLKEPSSVIYVNFGSITVMTSQQLVEFGWGLAKSNYPFLWIIRPDLVTGESAVLPPELLMEVGGRGLLAGWCPQDQVLSHPSIGGFLTHSGWNSTIESISSGVPMICWPFFADQQPNCWLGCNKWGIAMEIDNNVKSDEVQKLVIELMKGEKGNLMRKKVDELKKKAKEACAFPSGSSVVNLEKIINLMQTSSK from the exons ATGGGTTTAGACCAAGAGAAGAAGCCACATGCATTATGCATACCAATCCCAGTGCAAGGTCACATTACCCCAATGTTAAAGCTTGCCAAAATCCTTCACTCCAAAGGTTTCCTTATCACCTTCGTCAACACCGAGTTTAACCACCAACGTCTTCTGAGATCTCAGGGCCCCGATGCCGTGCATGGTCTCCCTTCCTTCCAGTTCGAAACCATTCCTGATGGTCTTCCACCAGCACAAAACCTTGATGCTACCCAAGAGGCTTCAATTCTAGCACGCGCCATTGAGGAAAACTTTCTGGGTCCTTTTAAAACTCTAGTGACCAAAGTTAATGCTTCTTATTCGCCGGTGACTTGTATAGTGGCTGACATGCTTATGGGCTTCACGTTCGCTGTCGCCTCTGAGTTGGGTATTCCGGAGTTTCTCTTATGGACGGCGGGAGCTGGTTCGTTATTATGTTTCGATCAGTATCCGTATCTTTTGGAGAAGGGATTAATGCCCCTTAAAG ATTCGAGTTACTTACTAAATGGCTATTTGGATACCGTTCTAGACACTATACCTACCATGCATGGCATACGTCTTAAAAATATCCCTCCTTGGATTACATATATCAACCCCGGTGATGAGTACATGGCCCAGTATTTTTGTTTACAATTAGAGCGAGCAAAAGCCGCGTCTGCTATCTTTTTTAATACTTTTGATGAACTAGATCGCGACATATTAGACGCGATCTCTGCAAAGTTTGGTCCTTCCTATGGAATTGGCCCTTTAAATCTACTTGAGAACAAGATTGTAGACAATAGTGTAGCATCATTCAAATCAAACCTCTGGAAAGAAGAGCCTGAATGTTTAAAATGGCTAGACTTGAAAGAACCATCGTCGGTTATTTATGTGAACTTTGGTAGCATCACAGTAATGACATCTCAACAACTAGTCGAGTTTGGTTGGGGACTCGCGAAAAGCAATTATCCATTCTTGTGGATAATACGCCCTGACCTCGTGACCGGTGAGTCTGCTGTTCTTCCACCTGAGTTGTTGATGGAGGTAGGCGGTAGAGGATTGTTGGCTGGTTGGTGTCCCCAAGACCAAGTTCTAAGCCACCCGTCGATAGGAGGGTTTTTAACACATAGTGGATGGAATTCGACGATCGAAAGTATTTCCAGCGGAGTCCCAATGATTTGTTGGCCGTTTTTTGCTGACCAACAACCGAATTGCTGGTTGGGTTGCAACAAGTGGGGCATTGCTATGGAGATTGACAACAATGTAAAAAGTGATGAGGTTCAAAAGCTTGTGATTGAGTTGATGAAAGGAGAAAAGGGAAATTTGATGAGGAAGAAAGTTGATGAATTGAAGAAGAAGGCTAAAGAAGCATGTGCCTTTCCTTCTGGTTCGTCAGTAGTCAATTTGGAGAAGATAATTAATCTTATGCAAACTTCGTCAAAATGA
- the LOC110942240 gene encoding 7-deoxyloganetin glucosyltransferase isoform X2 produces the protein MGLDQEKKPHALCIPIPVQGHITPMLKLAKILHSKGFLITFVNTEFNHQRLLRSQGPDAVHGLPSFQFETIPDGLPPAQNLDATQEASILARAIEENFLGPFKTLVTKVNASYSPVTCIVADMLMGFTFAVASELGIPEFLLWTAGAGSLLCFDQYPYLLEKGLMPLKDSSYLLNGYLDTVLDTIPTMHGIRLKNIPPWITYINPGDEYMAQYFCLQLERAKAASAIFFNTFDELDRDILDAISAKFGPSYGIGPLNLLENKIVDNSVASFKSNLWKEEPECLKWLDLKEPSSVIYVNFGSITVMTSQQLVEFGWGLAKSNYPFLWIIRPDLVTGESAVLPPELLMEVGGRGLLAGWCPQDQVLSHPSIGGFLTHSGWNSTIESISSGVPMICWPFFADQQPNCWLGCNKWGIAMEIDNNVKSDEVQKLVIELMKGEKGNLMRKKVDELKKKAKEACAFPSGSSVVNLEKIINLMQTSSK, from the exons ATGGGTTTAGACCAAGAGAAGAAGCCACATGCATTATGCATACCAATCCCAGTGCAAGGTCACATTACCCCAATGTTAAAGCTTGCCAAAATCCTTCACTCCAAAG GTTTCCTTATCACCTTCGTCAACACCGAGTTTAACCACCAACGTCTTCTGAGATCTCAGGGCCCCGATGCCGTGCATGGTCTCCCTTCCTTCCAGTTCGAAACCATTCCTGATGGTCTTCCACCAGCACAAAACCTTGATGCTACCCAAGAGGCTTCAATTCTAGCACGCGCCATTGAGGAAAACTTTCTGGGTCCTTTTAAAACTCTAGTGACCAAAGTTAATGCTTCTTATTCGCCGGTGACTTGTATAGTGGCTGACATGCTTATGGGCTTCACGTTCGCTGTCGCCTCTGAGTTGGGTATTCCGGAGTTTCTCTTATGGACGGCGGGAGCTGGTTCGTTATTATGTTTCGATCAGTATCCGTATCTTTTGGAGAAGGGATTAATGCCCCTTAAAG ATTCGAGTTACTTACTAAATGGCTATTTGGATACCGTTCTAGACACTATACCTACCATGCATGGCATACGTCTTAAAAATATCCCTCCTTGGATTACATATATCAACCCCGGTGATGAGTACATGGCCCAGTATTTTTGTTTACAATTAGAGCGAGCAAAAGCCGCGTCTGCTATCTTTTTTAATACTTTTGATGAACTAGATCGCGACATATTAGACGCGATCTCTGCAAAGTTTGGTCCTTCCTATGGAATTGGCCCTTTAAATCTACTTGAGAACAAGATTGTAGACAATAGTGTAGCATCATTCAAATCAAACCTCTGGAAAGAAGAGCCTGAATGTTTAAAATGGCTAGACTTGAAAGAACCATCGTCGGTTATTTATGTGAACTTTGGTAGCATCACAGTAATGACATCTCAACAACTAGTCGAGTTTGGTTGGGGACTCGCGAAAAGCAATTATCCATTCTTGTGGATAATACGCCCTGACCTCGTGACCGGTGAGTCTGCTGTTCTTCCACCTGAGTTGTTGATGGAGGTAGGCGGTAGAGGATTGTTGGCTGGTTGGTGTCCCCAAGACCAAGTTCTAAGCCACCCGTCGATAGGAGGGTTTTTAACACATAGTGGATGGAATTCGACGATCGAAAGTATTTCCAGCGGAGTCCCAATGATTTGTTGGCCGTTTTTTGCTGACCAACAACCGAATTGCTGGTTGGGTTGCAACAAGTGGGGCATTGCTATGGAGATTGACAACAATGTAAAAAGTGATGAGGTTCAAAAGCTTGTGATTGAGTTGATGAAAGGAGAAAAGGGAAATTTGATGAGGAAGAAAGTTGATGAATTGAAGAAGAAGGCTAAAGAAGCATGTGCCTTTCCTTCTGGTTCGTCAGTAGTCAATTTGGAGAAGATAATTAATCTTATGCAAACTTCGTCAAAATGA